One window from the genome of Haladaptatus paucihalophilus DX253 encodes:
- a CDS encoding S8 family peptidase: MAHKNETISRRTALKATTGSLVVFGTGFASASPGDTVEVNVGFENATGKAMARDAADTVVREFSFSAMTMELPARAAERLQSHPAIRYVEENGTVHASGQTLPWGVDRVDADVIHPEGGTGRAADIAILDTGIDSDHPDLSGNVSSGESFVGSSWEDDNGHGTHCAGIAGAADNSWGVVGVTTNARLHAVKVLDSSGSGSWSDLAAGLEHVADQGWDVGSMSLGASSPSSTVQDACRYASDNGVFLVAAAGNEGPCTDCVGYPAAYSEVVAVSSTTSSDSLAYTSSQGADIELAAPGSSIYSTYKGGTYETLSGTSMATPHVAGAAGILMVNGFSAADARIRLRNTAEDIGLSSDEQGYGLLDVEAATAGIDLDKDPIATTGPVNVDAETQSAEMSVEVSDLGGANSATVHFEWGPQKDQELFPYTTPSTTISGPDTVTKTVYTPTDGEGYTFRAVVEASDGDTVYAPGFFWMPTDGGGIIPTPKGETTN; this comes from the coding sequence ATGGCTCATAAAAACGAAACCATCTCGCGTCGAACAGCACTGAAAGCGACGACCGGTTCCCTCGTCGTGTTCGGAACCGGATTCGCAAGCGCGAGTCCCGGAGACACCGTAGAAGTGAACGTCGGGTTCGAGAACGCCACGGGGAAGGCGATGGCGAGGGACGCCGCCGATACCGTCGTCCGCGAGTTCTCGTTCTCGGCGATGACGATGGAACTCCCCGCCCGCGCCGCGGAACGACTCCAGTCCCACCCGGCCATTCGATACGTCGAGGAGAACGGCACGGTTCACGCCAGCGGACAGACCCTTCCGTGGGGTGTCGACCGCGTGGACGCGGACGTGATTCACCCGGAGGGCGGAACGGGTCGGGCCGCCGACATCGCCATCCTCGACACCGGTATCGACTCCGACCATCCGGACCTCAGCGGGAACGTCTCGTCGGGTGAATCGTTCGTCGGGTCCAGTTGGGAGGACGACAACGGGCACGGGACGCACTGTGCCGGTATCGCCGGTGCAGCGGACAACTCGTGGGGCGTGGTCGGCGTGACGACCAACGCCAGACTCCACGCGGTCAAGGTCTTGGATTCGAGCGGGTCTGGGTCGTGGTCCGACCTCGCCGCGGGACTGGAACACGTCGCCGACCAAGGTTGGGACGTCGGCAGCATGAGTCTGGGCGCGTCGTCACCCTCGTCCACGGTACAGGACGCGTGTCGGTACGCGAGCGACAACGGCGTGTTCCTCGTCGCAGCGGCCGGAAACGAGGGACCCTGTACCGACTGCGTGGGCTATCCCGCGGCGTACAGCGAAGTCGTCGCCGTTTCATCAACCACGTCGAGCGATTCGCTCGCCTACACCTCCTCGCAAGGGGCGGACATCGAACTCGCCGCGCCCGGCAGCAGCATCTACTCGACGTACAAGGGAGGGACCTACGAGACGCTCTCGGGCACGTCGATGGCGACCCCGCACGTCGCGGGCGCGGCGGGTATCCTAATGGTGAACGGCTTTTCGGCGGCCGATGCCCGCATCCGCCTCCGCAACACCGCGGAGGACATCGGCCTTAGCTCCGACGAACAGGGCTACGGTCTCCTCGACGTGGAGGCCGCGACGGCGGGCATCGACTTGGACAAGGACCCGATAGCGACGACGGGACCGGTGAACGTCGATGCCGAAACGCAGTCGGCGGAAATGAGCGTCGAAGTAAGCGATCTCGGCGGCGCGAATTCCGCGACCGTCCACTTCGAATGGGGGCCCCAGAAGGACCAAGAGCTCTTCCCGTACACGACGCCATCGACGACCATCAGCGGCCCGGACACCGTGACGAAGACGGTCTACACGCCGACCGACGGCGAGGGATACACCTTCCGAGCGGTCGTGGAGGCCAGCGACGGAGACACCGTTTACGCGCCGGGATTCTTCTGGATGCCGACGGACGGCGGCGGAATCATCCCCACGCCGAAGGGCGAGACGACGAACTGA